From the genome of Phreatobacter cathodiphilus, one region includes:
- a CDS encoding leucyl aminopeptidase family protein: MHPLLRPAGTTGATPVTFVTPSTYPDAKAKLKAPQQAYLDAVGFEPKAGKAVVVPDAKGAVATVLFGIEAEGAAHRDPLLAGKLPGQIPPGLYRFANDPGDAERAAFAFVTGQYRFTRYKKASAKPALLVVPDGVDGAAVSQAAEATALARDLINTPANDLGPAELEAAIRDLGKRHRAKVTSVVGEALLKQNFPMIHAVGAASPREPRLVDLVWGNEKHPKVTLVGKGVCFDTGGLDLKPSSAMLLMKKDMGGAAAAIGLAHMIMAAKLPVRLRLLVPAVENAVSGAAFRPGDVFPTRKGLTVEIGNTDAEGRLVLCDALALADEEAPVLLADFATLTGAARVALGPDLPPVYTHDDGLATELAAAGLAVGDPVWRLPLWKPYAGGLDSKIADLNNVTTGGFAGSITAALYLERFVEKAQSWLHADVYGWVPADKPGRPQGGEMQAARALFAVLKARFG, encoded by the coding sequence ATGCACCCGCTTCTTCGTCCGGCCGGCACCACCGGCGCCACGCCCGTCACATTCGTCACCCCCAGCACCTATCCGGACGCGAAGGCGAAACTGAAAGCCCCGCAACAGGCCTATCTCGACGCCGTCGGCTTCGAGCCGAAGGCGGGCAAGGCCGTCGTCGTCCCGGACGCCAAGGGCGCCGTGGCCACCGTGCTGTTCGGCATCGAGGCGGAGGGTGCCGCCCATCGCGATCCCCTGCTCGCCGGCAAGCTGCCGGGACAGATCCCGCCCGGTCTCTACCGCTTCGCCAACGATCCCGGCGACGCGGAGCGGGCGGCCTTCGCCTTCGTCACCGGCCAGTATCGCTTCACCCGCTACAAGAAGGCCTCGGCGAAGCCGGCCCTGCTGGTCGTGCCGGACGGCGTCGACGGCGCGGCGGTGAGCCAGGCCGCCGAGGCGACGGCGCTCGCCCGCGACCTCATCAACACGCCGGCCAACGATCTCGGGCCGGCGGAGCTGGAAGCGGCGATCCGCGACCTCGGCAAGCGCCACCGGGCCAAGGTGACCTCGGTCGTCGGCGAGGCGCTCCTGAAGCAGAACTTCCCGATGATCCACGCCGTGGGGGCCGCCTCGCCGCGCGAGCCGCGGCTCGTCGACCTCGTCTGGGGCAACGAGAAGCACCCGAAGGTGACCCTGGTCGGCAAGGGCGTGTGCTTCGACACCGGCGGGCTCGACCTGAAGCCCTCCTCCGCCATGCTCTTGATGAAGAAGGACATGGGCGGCGCGGCCGCGGCCATCGGCCTCGCCCACATGATCATGGCGGCGAAGCTCCCCGTCCGCCTGCGCCTGCTCGTTCCCGCGGTGGAGAACGCCGTCTCCGGCGCCGCCTTCCGCCCCGGTGACGTGTTCCCGACCCGCAAGGGCCTGACGGTGGAGATCGGCAATACCGACGCCGAGGGGCGGCTGGTCCTCTGCGACGCGCTGGCGCTCGCCGACGAGGAGGCGCCGGTGCTCCTCGCCGATTTCGCGACGCTGACGGGCGCGGCGCGGGTGGCGCTGGGGCCGGACCTGCCGCCGGTCTATACCCACGACGACGGGCTGGCGACGGAGCTGGCGGCCGCAGGCCTCGCGGTCGGCGATCCCGTCTGGCGGCTGCCGCTGTGGAAGCCCTATGCCGGCGGGCTCGACAGCAAGATCGCCGATCTCAACAACGTCACGACGGGCGGCTTCGCCGGCTCGATCACCGCCGCGCTCTATCTCGAGCGGTTCGTCGAGAAGGCGCAGAGCTGGCTGCATGCCGACGTCTATGGCTGGGTGCCGGCGGACAAGCCCGGACGGCCGCAGGGCGGCGAGATGCAGGCGGCGCGGGCGCTGTTCGCCGTGCTGAAGGCAAGGTTCGGGTGA
- a CDS encoding cysteine hydrolase family protein: protein MPPEAMTTQPKTLLELAGRKPVPPKLGESILVLIDIQNEYLDGPIALPGSRPAVAKAADLLARARKAGAKIVHVAHKGGKGSLFDREAHRGAIVDAVAPVAGEAVVEKPRPNSFSGTNLAEIVGAPSAPLILVGFMTHMCVSSTARAALDLGYQTAIAADACATRDLPTPAGGVIDAASLHEAELAALADRFAGVFRADEIV, encoded by the coding sequence ATGCCCCCCGAAGCCATGACCACCCAGCCCAAGACCCTCCTGGAGCTCGCCGGCCGGAAGCCGGTGCCGCCGAAGCTCGGCGAGAGCATCCTCGTCCTCATCGACATCCAGAACGAGTATCTCGACGGCCCCATCGCCCTGCCCGGCTCCCGCCCCGCCGTGGCCAAGGCGGCGGATCTCCTCGCCCGTGCCCGCAAGGCCGGGGCCAAGATCGTCCACGTCGCCCACAAGGGTGGCAAGGGCTCGCTCTTCGACCGCGAGGCCCATCGCGGCGCCATCGTCGACGCCGTGGCGCCCGTCGCCGGCGAGGCGGTGGTGGAGAAGCCGCGGCCGAATTCCTTCTCCGGCACCAACCTCGCAGAGATCGTCGGCGCGCCCTCGGCGCCGCTGATCCTCGTCGGCTTCATGACGCATATGTGCGTCTCCTCCACCGCCCGCGCCGCCCTCGATCTCGGCTACCAGACGGCCATCGCGGCGGACGCCTGCGCCACCCGCGACCTGCCGACGCCGGCCGGCGGCGTCATCGACGCGGCGAGCCTGCACGAGGCGGAACTGGCGGCTTTGGCAGACCGGTTCGCGGGGGTGTTCAGGGCGGACGAGATCGTCTGA